In one window of Brassica rapa cultivar Chiifu-401-42 chromosome A07, CAAS_Brap_v3.01, whole genome shotgun sequence DNA:
- the LOC103829949 gene encoding 60S ribosomal protein L36-2 has protein sequence MTTPQVKTGLFVGLNKGHVVTRRELAPRPRARKGKTSKRTLFIRSLIREVAGFAPYEKRITELLKVGKDKRALKVAKRKLGTHKRAKRKREEMSSVLRKMRSGGGGVTEKKK, from the exons ATGACAACTCCGCAAGTAAAGACCGGTTTGTTCGTCGGTTTGAACAAAGGCCATGTTGTCACCAGACGCGAGTTGGCTCCTCGTCCCCGTGCTCGCAAAGGA AAAACAAGCAAGAGGACACTCTTCATCAGATCCTTGATCAGGGAAGTTGCTGGTTTTGCTCCCTACGAGAAGAGAATCACTGAGCTTCTAAAGGTTGGTAAAGACAAGCGTGCTCTTAAGGTGGCTAAGCGAAAGTTGGGTACCCACAAGAGAGCCAAGAGGAAGAGAGAGGAGATGTCTAGCGTCCTCCGCAAGATGAG GtctggtggtggtggtgtaACCGAGAAGAAGAAATGA